Part of the Hemibagrus wyckioides isolate EC202008001 linkage group LG09, SWU_Hwy_1.0, whole genome shotgun sequence genome, tggagctgtgaggcagcaatttTTTCTCTTGGACCCATACTGGGAatcaaatatacagtattaaaTAGCGACAGTATTACACAGAAATGTGTTTGTGCTCTATTTTACAAAAGTGTTTGCAAATATTTGAATAGAAAAATgcttcttcatttctttatatttatttatttagatgagGTTGAATGATTTCTTCTACAGAAATTTTAAAACGATTAATCCTGGTATAAACTAAAAACTAGATGGAAGAAGGTACTAAGCAAAAGCACTTCATATAGAATGTGGattaaaaaaagctttacaCAATACATTAAACCATCAGCCAACAATATATTCCTAAGAAAATATGCTTGTTGTGTGGATAATGGGGGGGAAATAGCATTAAGCCATTAATTACAATAAGTAATAGTAtctaaaatacagaaaaaatacTCACGTATATAGGTCATCACAGAGATTCAGAAATACTTTGTAAGGACACAGAACTGTGCAAAACTACATGTATAAGCTCTTGATAAACCTGAATAGTTTAGTTACAGTATATAGTATTTCAATGAATAGCATCACAGCCTTAATGGTTGTTCTTATGAACAATACTAGATATCTTTGAGCACATCTGATCAAATACGAAGCAACTTACACCAGTACTATTATACTAACAAAGAAATACATTAAAGTTAGCaccaaaaaaagcaaaatgctATGCAAAATGTTCAGTGACAACAAATGTCAAGTATTCAAGGATAGTTTGGGTGAAAAATGTTATACAGAAGTTAAGGCCAATGTGAGGCATCCCTGTACTtcttattaaaacaaaactcACCATGTGACCTTAGGTAGTTACTAGAAATAAGTTACATACATGAGAAAATATACAGTAACATATTTTACCTTTGACCCCCAACATCTAGACTAGgaatgtttgttattttaaatcCCAGTCCATTTCCTTATATctcaacaccaccacaccaatTAAAGGCTTCTTACACTGTCGTTTGTATAAGTACAGTTCACTACATCAGGATTTCAAAACAATATTGTacctattaaaaataaaactcaatAAAATGGTTAGACTTTGGAAGCATAGTGATGTATGAGTGTTGAACTGAAAGTGTTTATCGGGATGTCTGATCATTATCTGTTCCAAATAGGAAGCTGTTTGTTCTAGCATGTTCACAACTGGCCTACCTGTAGGTCTACATGCCTACTTCAAGTTTCCTATTTCAAGTCACCTGACTTTACTGGCACCATATTTTGATCCAGTGGTCCAGCAAGATTCAGGATACTGTCATGTAATTCAATGCCTATTCTCACTCTAGACACAAAAGAGCAAAACAGATTTTTTCTTTGGTTGGATCTAGTACAGAGAATGGTCACATGTCCAGCATTACTGAGTGCGCACAGTGATGTTCAGTTAGCATGTGTGAGTCTGGAGTTAGCGCCGATAAAGTTCAGCATTGTCTGGATGAGTTCTGGTAGCTCGTATTCATGCTTCCAGCCCCAATCCTTCCTCGCATTGCTGTCATCAAAGTTCATGGGCCAACTGTCAGCTAGTCAGGAATCAAAAGAAAAGAAGTCGAACGGAAGGCAAGATAATAAGTTACAGTAAATCTAGATGTAGTAAATCTACAAAGTAAAGACACAGCCTAGACTCTTAAATATCTTAAACCTGAATTTCCACATCATAATTtgagtcacatgaccataaaaatgattttaatctgTTCTGAAACCATATACACATCTGGCCTGTAGTAAGAAAAAAAGAGGGTGTTTCGCATCCATTCAGATTACCAAAAATCAGATATGGTTTCTCTTCCTAAACAAAGCCAAAAAGGGTTTTATAcagcctttaaaaaaataaaattccatATATTTTTAGGCTCTTACCAATCGCCTGTCTAATTGGGTCGACATCATAAATGATGTGCAGGTCTGGCAGGTGCTTCTGTACCTCCTGAACAAGGTCTTCAGGAGTGAAGCTCATGGCATTGATGTTGTAGGTACGCATGCTAAGCGTCTCAGCAGGAGCCTCCATCACCTCCAGTGTAGCTCTCAGACAATCGTCAATAAACATCATAGGGAGGCGTGTGTCAGCCTTCAAGTTGCACACAAATTTACCTGTTTTAACAGCATCATGAAAGATCTGGACAGCATAGTCTGAAGAAAGGAAAGTGTGAGTGAAAATAGATAAAAGTACAGAAAATAGAGGGGAAAATAGAGAAATGCAAGAATGACAACAGCTGGTAAAGACAAGAAAGATAACCTGTCGTTCCTCCTCCAGGCTGAGAGTCTGCGGAGATGATGCCTGGGTACCTCAGACAACGGAAGTCAAGGCCATATTTGTGATGGTAATACTGTCAAACAAAAGCACAAGGACATTGTGCACCTGAACATCTGTTTCACCTAGACAAAGCTTAAAGGCTAAGCTCCTTCTGAGGCAGTGCTATTTTTAGCCCCCCACTGAATACCTCTCCCATCAGCTCTGCATGGACCTTGGACACTCCATAAATGGTTCTTGGGCGCTGAATGCACAGGTCTGGAGTGGGGTTACGAGGGGATGTCGGTCCAAAAGCTCCAATTGTGCTAGGAACAAAGAGGCGAACCCTGTGTTCCGCACAAATGTCAAGGATATTGTGCAGTCCTTGAATGAGAAGAATGAGAAGATCAATATTCAATTTTCCTCAGCAGAGAAAAATCTGTTTCCTTAGCCCCTGTCATTGCTATTTACCAGTTATGTTGACATCACGAGCAAGAGTCACATTTGCCTCGCCAACTGCACTCAAAAGGGCACTGTAGTGCACCAGCCATGTGATACGATTGTTCACAACAATCTCCCGTAAATTCTTGTAGTCCAGAATATCGGCGTAGATAAAAGGACCTGAAAATCCGAAATAAGATCTGTATACATAATAATGTACAGCTTCTTATGTGGTAgtgaaaatgctttaaaataaaatctgcacACTTACCACTGTGGTAAACATTATTTGGGGGCATCCTGATGTCAGAAAGAATTACATTCTTTTTTCCAAATTTTTTCCTACAGGTGAAAACATGGACTTTAGACTTATTTAGGAACATTTTAACCCAAATACAATTGTGACAATCCATTCATATTTCATCAAATACATGCAATACATATGGAGTATAATTTCCTTCTGCTTCCTTCTGTCACCTCTACCACTTAAAACATTTCAACCATCATAATGGCAGAGAAAACTATTCATACCTAAGCAGTGTAGCAAGACCCACCCCCAGCTGTCCCAGTCCACCTGAAGCAAGTATATAAAGcacatagggaaaaaaaagcacatgttAGAGGTCATCAGTGACATGGGCCcactgttgccatggaaactaCACTACTTTGGTTTAGAGAATCTATCTAGTTACCAAGGTAACCaatcatccaaaaaaaaaaaatcatagtgTTTATCACTGAGGTGGAGTTACAACAAGTGCTCAAAGGGTTTAAAAGCATGGCACATAAAAAAACAAGGTGATGAAAGCAGAAACTGTGGTAACGGTCTCGTACCTGTAATAAGAACCTTGGGGTGGTCAGTCTCTGAGAAGGAGACGGAGTGATAGGTGACATCAGATGATGTCACTTGGCGTGGTATGTCACTGATGTTCCTCACAGCGTGAAAAAGGGGTTCACACCCACATGGTGGTTTCAGGAGGAGATGCCGTGCTGCTTTACTCACAGATCTGATTAAGGGCATTATCTAGCTTGAAACCCAGAAGAGAAATATCTAAGAGGTAAATGAACAGTTAACAGGTAGAGTAAAGCTAGTGACCAAATTATGAACTGGGTATGTTAATGAAACTGCGGCTTTATCCTCAAGGATGTATGGATATACTGCCACCTTCTGGATAAAGCTTTATCCTATATAAGCTTCTCACATAATCCAAATGGACCAAACAATTTTGCTCGTTTGCTGCAGGTTATAACCAGTCAGAGAAATCagaataacattaaataatgtTCATCTCAGCATGTCTTTGATATTATCATTGGTTGTGCATATAACAAATATCCTTATGGTGCAAGCTTTGACTTTGTAGAATTAAAGAAACAATACAAAGTGAATATTAGGGCTTGTTATCGGTGTTCTGGTTCTTGGTATCAGTTAGTTAGTAGGGGAATAATTAAACTCTACAAAGCAGCGTTAATATCCATCCGGGATGTCCCTGAGGGCACACAAGTCTAGTACAGAGGGTGTAAATATCATTTCATAGGAAAATATTTAGTTGAAATTCATCTCTTGTGAACACCATGACAGTTCTGCCTCTTCTCAGACGTTTAAACTATTACGATTTTGTGATCTAAATACTTCCAGAGAGTAAAACTCATACAAATGTTTGTTCTTATTATGACCTCATGTAAATTAGCTCTCTAGATGCTTCAGCAAAGCGCAGGAAGCCGCTAACGAGGGTATCACTGTGTGCACTGTTACTCACCGTTTATTATTTCCACTGAGATAAATCCTTGGGTTTTAAAGACAAGTTAGCAATGAATATGTCAAATTCCTGTTTAGATCTAATTAGAGCTATAATTACACTGAGCTGCGTTAAATAAGGCAGCATTGCATCAGACTCTCGCGTGGGGCGAGCAAAAGCCGGTTTCTATTCCTATTGGCTAACATAACGAAGGCGCGTCCCGAAAAAGTACCCAAAACTCACTCCTATTGGACAACAGAACAGAGGCGTGGCTCAAGATTAAACTCTCCTTAAACCCGCATGTGGCCACATATAGATGTTTAATCAAATCAAAGGTAAGGGTTAAATTctatattatattgtaatatatttcAGCTTTAACATGCTTAATTCATTGATGCAAAATTTCCTCTCACATTACTACTATACATTAACAAGCCCTAACTTTTTCTAGATTAATTCCTTAATTCTAGAGCTATTttagattattatattatagattatattatattatttcttcCCTATTAGTGCCACAgtaattactgaataatttcTATGAATGATTTCAGACAAATGGTTAAATAATAAGCTAGTAGTTTAAGTGATTAAGgacaaaaaatatacataaatattactGAAAACATACAATACTGATAACACTTTCACTATTCAACTTAATTACatgattaaatcattaaaataagaacATTTTGTACTTTACATTACATAACTACATTaaggaaataaatacagatttagTTTACTTAAGTTTTATAAAATTCAATCCAAGTATATTCAAAATGCAAGCTCTTATTTGTGGCACAAATGAAGCATTTAACTCCCTACAGAGTGCATTAGAGTAATATCCAAAAGTGTGAACAAAAATTTAGCCAACTGTGGAAGCGAAATGTCCTTATTTTTATGTCATAACCCTgagattaattaaattaattttattaaataatttgtatTCAGTGTTATTATATGGAGTATCcctaatgaataataataataataataataataataataataataataataataataataataataatattttattagtatatattctttttattaacTACACCAACTAATTGGACAGTTTGTCAGCTCACAGCAGATCATGAAACTATTGACTAAAGTGTAATTTCTCCAATAATGATGTAAGACATACATGGATATATTATTGCATGCCTGCTCCTGTTACAGGCGCATGAAAGCAATATTCTTCTCCAGGGATCTGAAGGCAATTATGTGCATTGCATTATTCAACCCACACTCATGCAGAATTCACTCTGTTTTCCCTGGAGAATATTACTCCAGCATTTGATTTCATAAAAAATGCATGCTCTTGaatagtagaagaagaagaagaagagaagccCACATGTGCACAAATGGTACAATTTGCAGTATAGAGACCAATATTAAATGACCGTGAGGCTTCCTTTACTGGTATCATAACTAAAAGGAGAAACACTGCCTGTAACACCAAGAAACCTCTATGTTTATTGGAATGTGCATCTTGTATTCTGTGTTTTGTCACTGAAATTATACTTTTGCAGTAACTGTGACAGAGCACTGGGTTGTGCTAATCTTGGCAGTTATTATGTTTAATGAAAGCAGTGGCTGTGGAATCTCCTTGATAGTAGTCAAATACATTGCATCTTGAAATTAAATGTGGAGCTGATTGGACACTATGGTGATTCACAAATTAATCTCTTTATTCAGTCAAGTCAATTGCCTTGAtataagtaaacattttttcAAAAGACATGAACAAGaaggaaatatttattcattcattcattttaagtaACTGTTATTTAAGGATATTGGAATGGATTCAGTGCCAGTTCTGGCAACACTAAATGTAAAGCGTGAGAATTCACCTGAGAATGGATGCAAATCCATCATAgtgcaccatgcacacacagtcttcacactcatttacacgaAAGGGGTTTTGTGTAGGACAGTCAGCTTACTGCAATTTTGTGCAATaggaggaaactgaagaaccctGGTCAAACTCATGAGAACAAGCAGAACAGATAGTAACCCAAGCTTAGAACCAAACCAGGGATCCTGGAGCTAgtggaaaggaaaaggaaaggaaatattaatccatccattttctgaactgcTTATACTATGTTCTAGGGAACTTGCAGAATATCACAGttgactcagggcacaaggcaggggatacactggacagggtgccagtccattgcagggcacaatcacacacccaatttagagatgccaatcagcctgcaATGCATGTATTTTGAACTGGGAAAAGAAAATCCCCGAAGCAAAGtgagaactccacacacacacggcaggaATTGgtccccaaccctggaggtgcaaGGGAGgaaatatgataaatatttcCCATAGTAAATATGAAATGCTAATATACATTTAGGATTCTTATTGTTAGGAAAGTACTGGCACTGCATGATAGACTAAATGTTCTTCtacatgggtttcctctggattctcCAGGTTTCCGTTGAATTTGCACGTCAGTGTTTGTTTTGATGCATAAGGAGtaattccataaatgttaagCCCACGGCTGGTTGGTGATAAAGGGTGTATTTCACGTCTGAGCATTAGACACGCTTATTCATAAATTCACAAGATTCACAGATTAATTAAGTTCTCACGCTCCTGGGTAGAGGCTGCGGAGCACAGGTATTTGGGAAGTGACGTCACCAGCCCTGAAACGGAGGAAGGGGGGGACGAAACGTTTCGGCGAGCAAGATGGCAGTGAAATCCGATGGCGTGGGGGTCGTTACCGGGTTCGCGCAGCTGGATGAGCAGGACGAAGCGGCGGCCAACGACGACGAGCTGGACAGCGCGGCCATCCACATCTGCCATTGCTGTAAGTCGTCGTCGTGTTACTGGGGCTGCCGGAGCGCGTGCCTGCGCTCCCTCACGAGGAAGGGGAAccgaagaggaggaagagtagcGGAGGAGCGCCTATGGCTGGACTGTCTGTGGATCGTGTTGGCCATGCTCGTGTTCTTTTGGGATGTGGGCACGGACGTTTTGTTGGCCGTGGATTACTACGGGAAGCGGGACTATGCGTGGTTCGGGCTCACGCTCTTTTTCGTGCTCGCTCCGTCCGTGCTCGTGCAGATCCTCAGCTTCAGGTGGTTCGTG contains:
- the LOC131359712 gene encoding L-threonine 3-dehydrogenase, mitochondrial-like; this translates as MPLIRSVSKAARHLLLKPPCGCEPLFHAVRNISDIPRQVTSSDVTYHSVSFSETDHPKVLITGGLGQLGVGLATLLRKKFGKKNVILSDIRMPPNNVYHSGPFIYADILDYKNLREIVVNNRITWLVHYSALLSAVGEANVTLARDVNITGLHNILDICAEHRVRLFVPSTIGAFGPTSPRNPTPDLCIQRPRTIYGVSKVHAELMGEYYHHKYGLDFRCLRYPGIISADSQPGGGTTDYAVQIFHDAVKTGKFVCNLKADTRLPMMFIDDCLRATLEVMEAPAETLSMRTYNINAMSFTPEDLVQEVQKHLPDLHIIYDVDPIRQAIADSWPMNFDDSNARKDWGWKHEYELPELIQTMLNFIGANSRLTHAN